Proteins from a single region of Hydra vulgaris chromosome 12, alternate assembly HydraT2T_AEP:
- the LOC101238131 gene encoding IQ motif and ubiquitin-like domain-containing protein isoform X6 — protein MISEGENEFIKDDENEKTQEEESCDNNEKRIVANLYKKPFLGGFRHKVTGLMYLNASSQTNTKKYIHYGLERFDRDTQTVQSKNQILQTYCDTSTQMTKPGCYIAEVTDKIIIPGKYITAAEKEKDMLEKVIFLQSYWRRWLAKRLVNNLRSDQEQRIKWEKEVEEKKVADRADRLRQEFERRMNPQTNRDFDLLYAALEKWRKEEILSIDLMHSGSARKAALIGLLEQESYLIQSIERHRINANSENLQEHILLFLKKEYKCKLTEEIIELVNREINLLTRGVKEKNLEGLRLRISTLFLQFCKNPQYNPEVARLLKVPNNPLKLLKNIFFCPSCNSYLPSSEFPLASNSKIAGRCSKCVKLDNTARLRNDFSKIHFMLLQIRLSEESFDDGSQIPYLMQDADLQYLVEIIWNSQSALSGVSEISELVLVRWNKHKHWSPWNCILLSKDESIAHLKLDNTLEAYGRIFIGKVKQKHLLAKNYFAKLFSLTNKNGLKLQSEVSENRDSL, from the exons aagAAAGTTGtgacaataatgaaaaaagaatagttGCTAATTTGTATAAGAAACCATTCCTTGGTGGATTTCGACACAAAGTTACGGGTTTAATGTATCTAAATGCTTCTTCACAAACTAATACAAAGAAATATATTCATTACGGA ctGGAAAGATTTGATAGAGACACTCAAACTGTTCAGTCAAAGAATCAGATTCTGCAGACATACTGTGATACCTCAACACAGATG ACAAAACCTGGTTGTTATATTGCTGAAGTaactgataaaataattatacctGGGAAATATATTACCGCagctgaaaaagaaaaagacatgTTAGAAAAG GTTATATTTTTGCAATCCTACTGGAGAAGGTGGCTTGCGAAACGGCTTGTTAATAATTTGCGATCTGATCAAGAACAAAGAATTAAATGGGAAAAAGAg gtggaagaaaaaaaagttgctgaTCGAGCTGACAGACTTCGCCAGGAATTTGAACGAAGAATGAACCCACAAACTAACAGAGATTTTGATCTATTATATGCGGCTTTAGAAA aATGGAGAAAAGAAGAAATATTGTCTATTGATTTGATGCATTCTGGTTCAGCACGAAAAGCAGCTTTGATTGGCCTTTTAGAGCAGGAGTCATATCTCATTCAGTCTATTGAAAGACATCGCATAAATGCTAATAGTGAGAACTTACAAGAACacattcttttgtttttaaaaaaa GAATACAAATGTAAATTAACCGAAGAAATTATTGAATTAGTTAACAGAGAAATCAATTTACTGACCAGAGGagtaaaagaaaagaatttagaAG GGTTGCGATTAAGaatatcaactttatttttgcAGTTTTGTAAAAACCCACAATACAATCCAGAAGTAGCTCGTTTACTTaag gtACCAAATAACCCATTAAAgttgttaaagaatattttcttttgtcCAAGTTGTAATTCTTATCTTCCTTCTTCTGAATTTCCCTTAGCATCCAACTCCAA aattgcAGGTCGATGCTCAAAATGTGTGAAACTTGACAATACTGCTCGTCTCAGaaatgatttttctaaaattcattttatgttattacAAATACGTTTAAGCGAAGAGTCCTTCGACGACGGTTCGCAAATTCCATACTTGATGCAAGATGCTGACTTGCAGTATCTTGTGGAGATTATTTGGAACTCACAAAGTGCTCTCAGTGGTGTAAGTGAAATAAGCGAATTAGTTCTAGTTCGTTGGAATAAGCATAAACACTGGTCACCATGGAACTGTATTTTGTTAAGCAAGGATGAGTCTATTGCTCATTTAAAGCTTGACAACACGCTCGAg GCATATGGAAGAATTTTTATTGGTAAAGTAAAGCAAAAACAtcttttagcaaaaaattattttgcaaagcTTTTTTCATTAACGAATAAAAACGGCTTGAAATTACAAAGTGAAGTCTCCGAAAATCGTGATAGCTTGTAA
- the LOC101238131 gene encoding IQ motif and ubiquitin-like domain-containing protein isoform X4 yields the protein MISEGENEFIKDDENEKTQEEESCDNNEKRIVANLYKKPFLGGFRHKVTGLMYLNASSQTNTKKYIHYGLERFDRDTQTVQSKNQILQTYCDTSTQMTKPGCYIAEVTDKIIIPGKYITAAEKEKDMLEKVIFLQSYWRRWLAKRLVNNLRSDQEQRIKWEKEVEEKKVADRADRLRQEFERRMNPQTNRDFDLLYAALEKWRKEEILSIDLMHSGSARKAALIGLLEQESYLIQSIERHRINANSENLQEHILLFLKKAAKPKFWRAFDGGKTEMYTKNTLRAEKLRDLYNSLQMTYLTHGEREDVLCTLKQTVQEYKCKLTEEIIELVNREINLLTRGVKEKNLEGLRLRISTLFLQFCKNPQYNPEVARLLKVPNNPLKLLKNIFFCPSCNSYLPSSEFPLASNSKIAGRCSKCVKLDNTARLRNDFSKIHFMLLQIRLSEESFDDGSQIPYLMQDADLQYLVEIIWNSQSALSGVSEISELVLVRWNKHKHWSPWNCILLSKDESIAHLKLDNTLEAYGRIFIGKVKQKHLLAKNYFAKLFSLTNKNGLKLQSEVSENRDSL from the exons aagAAAGTTGtgacaataatgaaaaaagaatagttGCTAATTTGTATAAGAAACCATTCCTTGGTGGATTTCGACACAAAGTTACGGGTTTAATGTATCTAAATGCTTCTTCACAAACTAATACAAAGAAATATATTCATTACGGA ctGGAAAGATTTGATAGAGACACTCAAACTGTTCAGTCAAAGAATCAGATTCTGCAGACATACTGTGATACCTCAACACAGATG ACAAAACCTGGTTGTTATATTGCTGAAGTaactgataaaataattatacctGGGAAATATATTACCGCagctgaaaaagaaaaagacatgTTAGAAAAG GTTATATTTTTGCAATCCTACTGGAGAAGGTGGCTTGCGAAACGGCTTGTTAATAATTTGCGATCTGATCAAGAACAAAGAATTAAATGGGAAAAAGAg gtggaagaaaaaaaagttgctgaTCGAGCTGACAGACTTCGCCAGGAATTTGAACGAAGAATGAACCCACAAACTAACAGAGATTTTGATCTATTATATGCGGCTTTAGAAA aATGGAGAAAAGAAGAAATATTGTCTATTGATTTGATGCATTCTGGTTCAGCACGAAAAGCAGCTTTGATTGGCCTTTTAGAGCAGGAGTCATATCTCATTCAGTCTATTGAAAGACATCGCATAAATGCTAATAGTGAGAACTTACAAGAACacattcttttgtttttaaaaaaa GCTGCAAAGCCAAAGTTTTGGAGAGCATTTGATGGAGGTAAAACAGAAATGTATACAAAGAATACACTGCGCGCTGAAAAGCTGCGTGACTTGTATAACAGTTTGCAGATGACTTACTTAACACACGGTGAAAGAGAAGATGTGTTGTGTACTCTTAAGCAAACAGTTCAG GAATACAAATGTAAATTAACCGAAGAAATTATTGAATTAGTTAACAGAGAAATCAATTTACTGACCAGAGGagtaaaagaaaagaatttagaAG GGTTGCGATTAAGaatatcaactttatttttgcAGTTTTGTAAAAACCCACAATACAATCCAGAAGTAGCTCGTTTACTTaag gtACCAAATAACCCATTAAAgttgttaaagaatattttcttttgtcCAAGTTGTAATTCTTATCTTCCTTCTTCTGAATTTCCCTTAGCATCCAACTCCAA aattgcAGGTCGATGCTCAAAATGTGTGAAACTTGACAATACTGCTCGTCTCAGaaatgatttttctaaaattcattttatgttattacAAATACGTTTAAGCGAAGAGTCCTTCGACGACGGTTCGCAAATTCCATACTTGATGCAAGATGCTGACTTGCAGTATCTTGTGGAGATTATTTGGAACTCACAAAGTGCTCTCAGTGGTGTAAGTGAAATAAGCGAATTAGTTCTAGTTCGTTGGAATAAGCATAAACACTGGTCACCATGGAACTGTATTTTGTTAAGCAAGGATGAGTCTATTGCTCATTTAAAGCTTGACAACACGCTCGAg GCATATGGAAGAATTTTTATTGGTAAAGTAAAGCAAAAACAtcttttagcaaaaaattattttgcaaagcTTTTTTCATTAACGAATAAAAACGGCTTGAAATTACAAAGTGAAGTCTCCGAAAATCGTGATAGCTTGTAA
- the LOC101238131 gene encoding IQ motif and ubiquitin-like domain-containing protein isoform X5 encodes MISEGENEFIKDDENEKTQEESCDNNEKRIVANLYKKPFLGGFRHKVTGLMYLNASSQTNTKKYIHYGLERFDRDTQTVQSKNQILQTYCDTSTQMTKPGCYIAEVTDKIIIPGKYITAAEKEKDMLEKVIFLQSYWRRWLAKRLVNNLRSDQEQRIKWEKEVEEKKVADRADRLRQEFERRMNPQTNRDFDLLYAALEKWRKEEILSIDLMHSGSARKAALIGLLEQESYLIQSIERHRINANSENLQEHILLFLKKAAKPKFWRAFDGGKTEMYTKNTLRAEKLRDLYNSLQMTYLTHGEREDVLCTLKQTVQEYKCKLTEEIIELVNREINLLTRGVKEKNLEGLRLRISTLFLQFCKNPQYNPEVARLLKVPNNPLKLLKNIFFCPSCNSYLPSSEFPLASNSKIAGRCSKCVKLDNTARLRNDFSKIHFMLLQIRLSEESFDDGSQIPYLMQDADLQYLVEIIWNSQSALSGVSEISELVLVRWNKHKHWSPWNCILLSKDESIAHLKLDNTLEAYGRIFIGKVKQKHLLAKNYFAKLFSLTNKNGLKLQSEVSENRDSL; translated from the exons AAAGTTGtgacaataatgaaaaaagaatagttGCTAATTTGTATAAGAAACCATTCCTTGGTGGATTTCGACACAAAGTTACGGGTTTAATGTATCTAAATGCTTCTTCACAAACTAATACAAAGAAATATATTCATTACGGA ctGGAAAGATTTGATAGAGACACTCAAACTGTTCAGTCAAAGAATCAGATTCTGCAGACATACTGTGATACCTCAACACAGATG ACAAAACCTGGTTGTTATATTGCTGAAGTaactgataaaataattatacctGGGAAATATATTACCGCagctgaaaaagaaaaagacatgTTAGAAAAG GTTATATTTTTGCAATCCTACTGGAGAAGGTGGCTTGCGAAACGGCTTGTTAATAATTTGCGATCTGATCAAGAACAAAGAATTAAATGGGAAAAAGAg gtggaagaaaaaaaagttgctgaTCGAGCTGACAGACTTCGCCAGGAATTTGAACGAAGAATGAACCCACAAACTAACAGAGATTTTGATCTATTATATGCGGCTTTAGAAA aATGGAGAAAAGAAGAAATATTGTCTATTGATTTGATGCATTCTGGTTCAGCACGAAAAGCAGCTTTGATTGGCCTTTTAGAGCAGGAGTCATATCTCATTCAGTCTATTGAAAGACATCGCATAAATGCTAATAGTGAGAACTTACAAGAACacattcttttgtttttaaaaaaa GCTGCAAAGCCAAAGTTTTGGAGAGCATTTGATGGAGGTAAAACAGAAATGTATACAAAGAATACACTGCGCGCTGAAAAGCTGCGTGACTTGTATAACAGTTTGCAGATGACTTACTTAACACACGGTGAAAGAGAAGATGTGTTGTGTACTCTTAAGCAAACAGTTCAG GAATACAAATGTAAATTAACCGAAGAAATTATTGAATTAGTTAACAGAGAAATCAATTTACTGACCAGAGGagtaaaagaaaagaatttagaAG GGTTGCGATTAAGaatatcaactttatttttgcAGTTTTGTAAAAACCCACAATACAATCCAGAAGTAGCTCGTTTACTTaag gtACCAAATAACCCATTAAAgttgttaaagaatattttcttttgtcCAAGTTGTAATTCTTATCTTCCTTCTTCTGAATTTCCCTTAGCATCCAACTCCAA aattgcAGGTCGATGCTCAAAATGTGTGAAACTTGACAATACTGCTCGTCTCAGaaatgatttttctaaaattcattttatgttattacAAATACGTTTAAGCGAAGAGTCCTTCGACGACGGTTCGCAAATTCCATACTTGATGCAAGATGCTGACTTGCAGTATCTTGTGGAGATTATTTGGAACTCACAAAGTGCTCTCAGTGGTGTAAGTGAAATAAGCGAATTAGTTCTAGTTCGTTGGAATAAGCATAAACACTGGTCACCATGGAACTGTATTTTGTTAAGCAAGGATGAGTCTATTGCTCATTTAAAGCTTGACAACACGCTCGAg GCATATGGAAGAATTTTTATTGGTAAAGTAAAGCAAAAACAtcttttagcaaaaaattattttgcaaagcTTTTTTCATTAACGAATAAAAACGGCTTGAAATTACAAAGTGAAGTCTCCGAAAATCGTGATAGCTTGTAA
- the LOC101238131 gene encoding IQ motif and ubiquitin-like domain-containing protein isoform X7, translated as MTKPGCYIAEVTDKIIIPGKYITAAEKEKDMLEKVIFLQSYWRRWLAKRLVNNLRSDQEQRIKWEKEVEEKKVADRADRLRQEFERRMNPQTNRDFDLLYAALEKWRKEEILSIDLMHSGSARKAALIGLLEQESYLIQSIERHRINANSENLQEHILLFLKKAAKPKFWRAFDGGKTEMYTKNTLRAEKLRDLYNSLQMTYLTHGEREDVLCTLKQTVQEYKCKLTEEIIELVNREINLLTRGVKEKNLEGLRLRISTLFLQFCKNPQYNPEVARLLKVPNNPLKLLKNIFFCPSCNSYLPSSEFPLASNSKIAGRCSKCVKLDNTARLRNDFSKIHFMLLQIRLSEESFDDGSQIPYLMQDADLQYLVEIIWNSQSALSGVSEISELVLVRWNKHKHWSPWNCILLSKDESIAHLKLDNTLEAYGRIFIGKVKQKHLLAKNYFAKLFSLTNKNGLKLQSEVSENRDSL; from the exons ATG ACAAAACCTGGTTGTTATATTGCTGAAGTaactgataaaataattatacctGGGAAATATATTACCGCagctgaaaaagaaaaagacatgTTAGAAAAG GTTATATTTTTGCAATCCTACTGGAGAAGGTGGCTTGCGAAACGGCTTGTTAATAATTTGCGATCTGATCAAGAACAAAGAATTAAATGGGAAAAAGAg gtggaagaaaaaaaagttgctgaTCGAGCTGACAGACTTCGCCAGGAATTTGAACGAAGAATGAACCCACAAACTAACAGAGATTTTGATCTATTATATGCGGCTTTAGAAA aATGGAGAAAAGAAGAAATATTGTCTATTGATTTGATGCATTCTGGTTCAGCACGAAAAGCAGCTTTGATTGGCCTTTTAGAGCAGGAGTCATATCTCATTCAGTCTATTGAAAGACATCGCATAAATGCTAATAGTGAGAACTTACAAGAACacattcttttgtttttaaaaaaa GCTGCAAAGCCAAAGTTTTGGAGAGCATTTGATGGAGGTAAAACAGAAATGTATACAAAGAATACACTGCGCGCTGAAAAGCTGCGTGACTTGTATAACAGTTTGCAGATGACTTACTTAACACACGGTGAAAGAGAAGATGTGTTGTGTACTCTTAAGCAAACAGTTCAG GAATACAAATGTAAATTAACCGAAGAAATTATTGAATTAGTTAACAGAGAAATCAATTTACTGACCAGAGGagtaaaagaaaagaatttagaAG GGTTGCGATTAAGaatatcaactttatttttgcAGTTTTGTAAAAACCCACAATACAATCCAGAAGTAGCTCGTTTACTTaag gtACCAAATAACCCATTAAAgttgttaaagaatattttcttttgtcCAAGTTGTAATTCTTATCTTCCTTCTTCTGAATTTCCCTTAGCATCCAACTCCAA aattgcAGGTCGATGCTCAAAATGTGTGAAACTTGACAATACTGCTCGTCTCAGaaatgatttttctaaaattcattttatgttattacAAATACGTTTAAGCGAAGAGTCCTTCGACGACGGTTCGCAAATTCCATACTTGATGCAAGATGCTGACTTGCAGTATCTTGTGGAGATTATTTGGAACTCACAAAGTGCTCTCAGTGGTGTAAGTGAAATAAGCGAATTAGTTCTAGTTCGTTGGAATAAGCATAAACACTGGTCACCATGGAACTGTATTTTGTTAAGCAAGGATGAGTCTATTGCTCATTTAAAGCTTGACAACACGCTCGAg GCATATGGAAGAATTTTTATTGGTAAAGTAAAGCAAAAACAtcttttagcaaaaaattattttgcaaagcTTTTTTCATTAACGAATAAAAACGGCTTGAAATTACAAAGTGAAGTCTCCGAAAATCGTGATAGCTTGTAA